The Sphingomonas telluris genome includes a window with the following:
- a CDS encoding endonuclease/exonuclease/phosphatase family protein: protein MTAQPSITVASYNVRKAIGTDRRRDPQRVLDVLHEMDADIVALQEADKRFGGRGAAVPHELIDTHGMYKPVYFGVKHRRVLDHMPGGKHVDALLKVNTRNMGWHGNAILVKQHIGVLDCAALELPTFEPRGAVLAELLIEEQPIRVVGMHLDLSGLWRRRQIRSILDAVAKRPQRMPTIFMGDTNEWREAAGCLRDFEPHFHIAPTGPSFHSRHPVAALDRIIVEKDFRIDAAGVHMSPSARRASDHLPIWARVSNGA, encoded by the coding sequence GTGACTGCTCAGCCGTCGATCACTGTTGCCAGCTACAACGTCCGCAAGGCGATCGGTACCGATCGCCGGCGCGACCCGCAGCGCGTGCTCGACGTGCTGCACGAAATGGATGCGGACATCGTCGCGCTGCAGGAGGCGGACAAGCGCTTCGGCGGCCGGGGCGCCGCGGTCCCGCATGAGCTGATCGACACGCACGGCATGTACAAGCCGGTCTACTTCGGCGTGAAGCACCGCCGCGTGCTCGACCATATGCCCGGCGGCAAGCACGTCGACGCCTTGCTCAAGGTCAACACGCGCAACATGGGCTGGCACGGCAATGCCATCCTCGTGAAGCAGCACATCGGCGTGCTCGATTGCGCAGCGCTGGAGCTGCCGACCTTCGAGCCGCGCGGCGCCGTGCTTGCCGAGCTGCTGATCGAAGAGCAGCCGATCCGCGTCGTCGGCATGCACCTCGACCTGTCCGGCTTGTGGCGCCGTCGTCAGATTCGGTCGATCCTCGATGCCGTTGCGAAGCGCCCGCAGCGCATGCCGACCATCTTCATGGGTGACACCAACGAATGGCGCGAAGCCGCAGGCTGCCTGCGCGATTTTGAACCGCATTTTCACATCGCGCCGACGGGCCCCAGCTTCCACTCGCGCCATCCGGTCGCAGCGCTGGACCGCATCATCGTCGAAAAGGACTTCCGCATCGACGCGGCGGGCGTCCACATGAGCCCGTCCGCCCGGCGCGCGTCCGATCACCTTCCGATCTGGGCGAGGGTCTCGAACGGGGCCTAG
- a CDS encoding metal-dependent hydrolase family protein, which translates to MMKLLTAVAALVATTTASAETYAIQAGRLIVDAAQPAKGASTVIVENGRIARIEDGFTAPTGAAVIDERNRTVMPGMTDVHVHLTQTSGTPWYAYFTQKYSVPYATTLGLTHALEMARGGFTTVRDLGGDASAVVAVRNAVAEGRFPGPRIKVSGDPLSIIGGHADAATGLPPELAEAVEAAHLSPAVCTGVEQCQEAVRRLAAKGVDVIKIMATGGVLDPGAMGLEQHFSDAEMKGIVDAAHAMHLKVAAHAHGARGILAATNAGVDSIEHGTFLDTAGAQAMKAHGTYYSATLMAFSGVQSLMGSGKLPPESEAKARQTFDVWGKGLNLAYRTGVKIALGTDSAVAPHNQANKEVELMVSKGGMSPRDALIAATKGGPDLLGISNETGTLDPGKSADLIAVDGDPLVDPTAVTRVGYVMVRGTPIPMRD; encoded by the coding sequence ATGATGAAACTGTTGACCGCGGTGGCGGCCCTCGTCGCCACGACCACCGCCAGTGCCGAAACCTATGCCATCCAGGCCGGTCGCTTGATCGTCGATGCAGCGCAGCCCGCAAAAGGCGCTTCGACCGTCATCGTCGAGAACGGACGCATCGCGCGCATCGAGGACGGCTTCACGGCTCCTACCGGTGCGGCGGTCATCGACGAACGCAACCGGACCGTGATGCCGGGCATGACCGACGTCCACGTCCACCTGACCCAGACGTCCGGAACCCCGTGGTACGCTTACTTCACGCAGAAATATTCGGTGCCCTACGCGACGACGCTGGGGCTGACCCACGCGCTGGAGATGGCGCGCGGCGGCTTCACGACCGTGCGCGACCTCGGTGGGGACGCGAGTGCGGTCGTCGCCGTTCGCAACGCGGTCGCCGAGGGCCGCTTCCCGGGCCCGCGGATCAAGGTTTCGGGCGACCCGCTATCGATCATCGGCGGCCATGCCGATGCCGCCACCGGCCTTCCGCCAGAGCTCGCGGAGGCCGTCGAGGCTGCGCACCTGAGCCCCGCGGTCTGCACCGGCGTCGAACAATGTCAGGAGGCAGTCCGCCGTCTTGCCGCAAAGGGCGTCGACGTCATCAAGATCATGGCGACCGGCGGCGTGCTCGACCCGGGCGCGATGGGCCTGGAGCAGCATTTCAGCGATGCCGAGATGAAAGGCATCGTCGACGCGGCTCACGCGATGCACCTGAAAGTCGCGGCGCACGCACACGGGGCAAGAGGCATCCTAGCCGCCACCAACGCCGGCGTGGACTCGATCGAGCACGGCACCTTCCTCGATACTGCCGGAGCACAGGCGATGAAGGCGCACGGCACTTACTATTCCGCGACTTTGATGGCGTTCAGCGGCGTCCAGTCGCTGATGGGCAGCGGCAAGCTTCCGCCGGAATCCGAGGCCAAGGCGCGCCAGACGTTCGACGTCTGGGGCAAGGGCCTGAACCTTGCCTATCGCACCGGCGTGAAGATCGCGCTCGGAACCGACAGCGCAGTGGCTCCGCATAATCAGGCGAACAAGGAAGTGGAATTGATGGTCAGCAAGGGCGGAATGAGCCCGCGCGATGCGCTGATCGCGGCGACCAAGGGCGGGCCGGACCTGCTCGGCATCTCCAACGAAACCGGAACGCTCGATCCCGGCAAGTCCGCCGACTTAATCGCAGTCGACGGAGACCCGTTGGTCGATCCGACGGCGGTGACGCGAGTCGGCTATGTCATGGTCCGAGGCACGCCCATCCCGATGAGGGACTGA
- the lptB gene encoding LPS export ABC transporter ATP-binding protein, with protein MNEATTLPRPAVEPRLASGGLEVRSIAKAYDRRAVLHDVSLDVHRGEVVGLLGPNGAGKTTCFYSVMGLVKPDSGRIFLDGQDITELPMYRRAILGLGYLPQETSIFRGLTVEQNIMSVLEVSEPEKEARRARLEQLLGEFGLTHLRESPAMALSGGERRRCEIARALAADPSIMLLDEPFAGIDPISIADIRELVRELKKRDIGVLITDHNVRETLDIVDRACIIYDGQVLFAGTPQALVADHEVRRLYLGESFAL; from the coding sequence ATGAACGAGGCCACCACTCTCCCGCGGCCCGCGGTCGAACCGCGACTCGCGAGCGGCGGCCTGGAGGTCAGGTCGATCGCCAAGGCGTACGACCGCCGCGCGGTGCTTCACGACGTGTCGCTCGACGTCCACCGCGGCGAGGTCGTCGGGCTGCTCGGCCCCAACGGCGCCGGCAAGACGACCTGCTTCTACTCGGTCATGGGCCTGGTGAAGCCGGACAGCGGCCGCATCTTCCTCGACGGCCAAGACATCACCGAGCTGCCGATGTACCGGCGGGCGATCCTCGGCCTTGGGTACCTGCCCCAGGAAACGTCGATCTTTCGCGGCCTGACGGTCGAGCAGAACATCATGTCCGTCCTCGAAGTGTCGGAGCCCGAAAAGGAGGCGCGCCGCGCCCGGTTGGAGCAGCTGCTCGGGGAGTTCGGCCTGACGCATCTTCGCGAATCGCCGGCGATGGCGCTGTCAGGCGGTGAGCGCCGCCGGTGCGAGATCGCGCGCGCGCTTGCGGCCGATCCGTCGATCATGCTGCTCGACGAACCGTTCGCGGGCATCGACCCGATCTCCATCGCGGATATCCGCGAGCTCGTCCGCGAGCTGAAGAAGCGCGACATCGGCGTGCTGATCACCGACCACAACGTTCGCGAGACGCTCGATATCGTCGACCGCGCCTGCATCATCTACGATGGGCAGGTGCTGTTCGCGGGCACGCCGCAAGCCCTTGTCGCAGATCATGAAGTGCGGCGACTTTATCTCGGTGAGAGCTTCGCCCTTTAG
- the lptC gene encoding LPS export ABC transporter periplasmic protein LptC, translating into MSDLASRERDTKQRWAVPGGSHDRIVRFAKIALPSAVGVIIAFLAMSPLDKRGDVSFILDKNKVENVPERMRVEQARYVGEDNKGQKFQITANRALQRSSEQPIVDIWGMLARIGLADGPVTVAANQGRYNLDQQKVDVEGPVKVAGPQGEQLATRNVTVDFKQNTVESKGGVTGRTELGEFQANRMHANLSDRTVVLDGGARLKIVQGTVR; encoded by the coding sequence ATGTCCGATCTCGCCTCCAGGGAACGCGATACGAAGCAGCGCTGGGCTGTGCCCGGCGGTTCGCACGATCGCATCGTGCGCTTCGCCAAGATCGCGTTGCCGAGCGCCGTCGGCGTGATCATCGCGTTCCTTGCGATGTCGCCCCTCGATAAGCGCGGGGACGTCAGCTTCATTCTCGACAAGAACAAGGTCGAGAATGTGCCCGAGCGCATGCGCGTGGAGCAAGCCCGCTATGTCGGCGAGGACAACAAGGGCCAGAAGTTTCAGATCACTGCCAACCGCGCACTACAGCGCAGCTCCGAGCAGCCGATCGTCGACATCTGGGGAATGCTCGCGCGGATCGGCCTTGCCGACGGTCCCGTCACCGTCGCGGCGAACCAGGGTCGCTACAACCTCGACCAGCAGAAGGTGGACGTGGAAGGTCCCGTAAAGGTCGCCGGTCCCCAGGGAGAACAGCTCGCCACGCGCAATGTGACCGTGGATTTCAAGCAGAACACGGTTGAGAGCAAAGGGGGCGTGACGGGCCGGACGGAGCTCGGCGAGTTCCAGGCCAACCGGATGCACGCGAACCTTTCTGACCGAACGGTCGTGCTCGATGGCGGCGCTCGCTTGAAAATCGTACAGGGGACCGTCAGATGA
- a CDS encoding cold-shock protein has translation MGFDRGRKGDRGGRGRDKRDDFFGGESSSFGDRGGFSDRGGFGGGGGGGYRGGGDRFGGGGGGGYGGGGGGGGDRFGGGGGGGFRGGGGGGGFRGGGGGGGGMPPQVVGEGKGVVKFFNPQKGFGFIVRDDGGEDVFVHISAVEQAGLTDLADGQPLEFTLVDRGGRISATNLRIDGEPMAVERAERAPQRQLTGEKATGVVKFFNAMKGFGFIQRDDGQPDAFVHISAVERAGMPTLNEGDRLEFEIEVDRRGKYAAVNLSPASQTD, from the coding sequence ATGGGTTTCGATAGAGGGCGTAAGGGGGACCGCGGTGGTCGCGGCCGTGACAAGCGCGACGACTTTTTCGGTGGTGAGAGCAGCAGCTTTGGCGACCGCGGCGGATTCTCCGACCGTGGTGGCTTCGGCGGCGGTGGCGGCGGTGGATACCGCGGCGGCGGCGATCGCTTCGGCGGTGGCGGCGGCGGTGGCTACGGCGGCGGCGGCGGCGGCGGCGGCGATCGCTTCGGCGGTGGCGGCGGCGGTGGCTTCCGCGGCGGCGGCGGTGGAGGCGGCTTTCGCGGTGGCGGCGGCGGTGGCGGCGGAATGCCTCCCCAAGTCGTCGGCGAAGGCAAAGGCGTCGTAAAGTTCTTCAACCCGCAGAAGGGCTTCGGCTTCATCGTCCGCGACGATGGCGGCGAAGACGTCTTCGTGCACATTTCGGCGGTCGAGCAGGCGGGCCTTACCGACCTGGCCGACGGTCAACCGCTCGAGTTCACGCTCGTCGATCGCGGTGGACGCATCTCCGCGACCAACCTGCGCATCGACGGTGAGCCGATGGCGGTCGAGCGTGCCGAGCGCGCTCCGCAACGGCAGCTGACGGGTGAAAAGGCGACGGGCGTCGTCAAGTTCTTCAACGCGATGAAGGGCTTCGGCTTCATTCAGCGCGATGACGGACAGCCGGACGCCTTCGTGCACATTTCCGCCGTGGAGCGTGCGGGCATGCCGACGCTCAACGAAGGCGACCGACTGGAATTCGAAATCGAGGTCGATCGTCGCGGCAAGTATGCGGCGGTGAACCTCTCGCCAGCCAGCCAAACTGACTGA
- the rpmG gene encoding 50S ribosomal protein L33 — MAKPTTVKIKLVSTADTGFFYVTKKNPRNQTEKMSFRKYDPVARKHVEFKEAKIK; from the coding sequence ATGGCCAAGCCGACAACCGTCAAGATCAAGCTCGTCAGCACGGCCGACACGGGCTTCTTCTATGTGACCAAGAAGAACCCTCGGAACCAGACCGAGAAGATGAGCTTCCGCAAGTACGACCCGGTCGCGCGCAAGCACGTCGAGTTCAAGGAAGCCAAGATCAAGTAA
- a CDS encoding response regulator yields MLIVEDNALNIKLFCDLLAAHGHEPEAVTDSRLALEAAQNFSPDLVITDIQLPHVSGLELIRLIRADEKLKEVPIMAVTAYASVGDEERIRGAGAESYVTKPISVARFVQEVDSLLARKEPVGEHALHP; encoded by the coding sequence ATCCTGATTGTCGAGGACAACGCCCTCAACATCAAGCTGTTCTGCGACCTGCTTGCCGCCCACGGCCATGAGCCGGAGGCGGTGACGGACAGCCGGCTGGCGCTGGAGGCCGCGCAGAACTTCTCGCCCGACCTCGTCATCACCGACATCCAGCTTCCGCACGTGAGCGGGCTCGAGCTGATCCGCCTCATCCGGGCCGACGAGAAGCTGAAGGAAGTGCCGATCATGGCGGTGACCGCCTATGCGTCGGTCGGCGACGAAGAGCGCATCCGAGGCGCAGGAGCGGAATCCTACGTAACCAAGCCGATATCGGTGGCCCGCTTCGTCCAGGAAGTGGATTCGCTGCTAGCCCGCAAGGAGCCGGTCGGCGAGCACGCCTTGCACCCCTAA
- the rpoN gene encoding RNA polymerase factor sigma-54 produces the protein MALGPRLDIRQTQALVLTPQLTQAIRLLQLSNLELEAVIAEEMSKNPLLEGGSGEDEGGSAPEAPQAEVLDSLEEPAAPGADELMVSSDGTSDQPLDFDWNSEALETDSFTDVVTSTASSEDGPDFERMEYAADSLAEHLLNQLHGASGQVGQLARAIAEMLDETGYLTLHVRDIAEATDEPVALVEDALALVQDLEPAGVGARNLAECLALQAKAADRYDPAMARLIDNLELLAKGRMADLKRICGVDDEDLADMVRELRAYDPKPGCQFSSKGVESVTPDVFVRKTRAGYAVELNTATLPRLLVNRRYYQELKSGPQDKSSRAWLSECLASANWLVKALDQRARTIVKVVTEITKCQQGFFEEGVSAMKPMTLREVAEAIEMHESTVSRVTSNKYMLCDRGLFELKYFFSSGVASTEGDGEGASAEAVKAAIRDIIDGETEILSDDAIAGLLKQRGFDCARRTVVKYREAMGIGSSVQRRRQRKIAGAA, from the coding sequence ATGGCTCTCGGCCCCCGCCTAGACATTCGACAGACGCAGGCGCTCGTCCTGACGCCGCAGCTGACGCAGGCCATTCGGCTGCTGCAGCTGTCGAACCTCGAGCTGGAAGCGGTGATCGCCGAGGAGATGTCGAAGAATCCGCTTCTGGAGGGCGGTTCCGGGGAAGATGAGGGCGGATCCGCTCCGGAAGCGCCACAAGCCGAAGTCCTGGATTCGCTGGAGGAGCCCGCGGCCCCGGGCGCGGACGAGCTGATGGTGTCGTCGGACGGCACTTCGGATCAGCCGCTCGATTTCGACTGGAACAGCGAGGCGTTGGAAACCGACAGCTTCACCGATGTCGTGACGAGCACGGCGAGTTCCGAGGACGGACCCGACTTCGAACGGATGGAATATGCGGCGGACTCGCTCGCCGAGCACCTGCTCAATCAGCTTCATGGTGCGAGCGGCCAAGTTGGGCAGCTCGCGCGGGCGATTGCCGAGATGCTCGACGAGACCGGTTATCTCACGCTGCACGTCCGCGATATTGCCGAGGCGACGGACGAGCCAGTAGCGCTAGTCGAGGATGCGCTCGCGCTGGTGCAGGACCTGGAGCCGGCGGGCGTCGGGGCTCGCAATCTCGCGGAATGCCTGGCGCTGCAGGCCAAGGCAGCCGACCGCTATGACCCGGCGATGGCGCGGCTGATCGACAATCTCGAGCTGCTCGCGAAAGGGCGGATGGCGGACCTCAAGCGGATTTGCGGCGTCGACGACGAGGACCTTGCCGACATGGTACGGGAGCTTCGCGCTTACGATCCGAAGCCGGGCTGCCAGTTCTCGAGCAAGGGCGTCGAGAGCGTCACGCCCGACGTCTTCGTCCGCAAGACGCGCGCGGGCTACGCAGTCGAGCTGAACACGGCAACGCTGCCGCGCCTGCTCGTCAATCGCCGCTACTATCAGGAACTGAAGAGCGGCCCGCAGGACAAGTCATCGCGGGCATGGTTGAGCGAATGCCTCGCCAGCGCCAACTGGCTGGTGAAGGCGCTCGACCAGCGAGCGCGGACCATCGTCAAGGTCGTCACCGAGATCACCAAGTGTCAGCAAGGCTTCTTCGAGGAAGGCGTCAGCGCGATGAAGCCAATGACGCTGCGGGAGGTCGCCGAGGCGATCGAAATGCATGAATCGACGGTCAGCCGCGTGACGTCGAACAAATACATGCTTTGCGACCGCGGTCTGTTCGAGCTGAAGTATTTCTTCTCCTCCGGCGTCGCCTCGACCGAAGGGGATGGAGAAGGCGCCTCCGCGGAGGCGGTAAAGGCCGCGATCCGCGACATCATTGATGGCGAGACCGAGATCCTGAGCGACGACGCCATCGCAGGCTTGCTCAAGCAGCGCGGTTTCGACTGCGCCCGCCGGACCGTGGTCAAATATCGCGAGGCGATGGGGATTGGCTCGTCGGTCCAGCGCCGCCGCCAGCGCAAGATCGCCGGCGCTGCCTAG
- a CDS encoding cisplatin damage response ATP-dependent DNA ligase, with protein sequence MRAFSQLLDDLVYTRSRNTKLKLIGDYLKETPDPDRGIALAALTGTLDIPHVKPAAIRGLVEERIDPVLFRMSRDYVGDSAETISLLWDDAADGEPELDDATVSISQAVEHLRTASKMEAPKVLADMLDHLDASGRFALLKVAMGALRVGISARLAKQALADAFGIDVEAVEEVWHGLRPPYLELFDWAEGRSPQPTPSDVPVFRPFMLAHPLEETKVSLDDYAAEWKWDGIRVQIVRTAGQTRLYSRTGDDISGSFPEIADAFTSDGVLDGELLVRGSDQGVEDLHGGAAASFNALQQRLGRKNVSQKMLGQYPAFVRLYDILFDGPDDRRELPWSERRTHLESFVPRLDPERFDISQLIEAATFEELEELRAGARDAAIEGIMLKRRDSPYVAGRRAGLWYKWKRDPLTADCVLMYAQRGSGKRSSYYSDYTFGCWTQTGELLPVGKAYFGFTDEELRWIDRWVRNHTVQRFGPVREVEKSLVLEVAFDSIHKSTRHKSGLAMRFPRISRIRTDKPAHEADRIETLLAMVT encoded by the coding sequence ATGCGTGCATTCTCCCAGCTGCTGGACGATTTGGTCTACACGCGATCGCGTAACACCAAGCTCAAGCTGATCGGCGATTACCTGAAGGAAACGCCGGATCCGGATCGAGGCATCGCCCTAGCTGCGCTCACGGGCACGCTCGACATCCCTCATGTGAAGCCGGCCGCCATCCGTGGCCTCGTCGAGGAGCGGATCGACCCGGTGCTGTTCCGGATGAGCCGCGACTATGTCGGCGATTCGGCGGAGACGATCTCGCTGCTGTGGGACGATGCGGCCGACGGCGAGCCCGAGCTGGACGATGCCACGGTCAGCATCAGCCAGGCGGTCGAGCATCTTCGGACTGCCAGCAAGATGGAGGCGCCGAAAGTGCTAGCCGACATGCTCGACCATCTCGACGCGTCGGGGCGGTTCGCGCTGCTGAAGGTCGCAATGGGTGCGCTTCGCGTCGGCATCTCCGCGCGACTGGCGAAGCAGGCGCTGGCGGACGCGTTCGGGATCGACGTCGAGGCGGTCGAGGAGGTCTGGCACGGCCTGCGGCCGCCGTATCTCGAGTTGTTCGATTGGGCGGAGGGCCGCTCCCCGCAGCCAACGCCAAGCGACGTGCCGGTCTTCCGGCCCTTCATGCTCGCCCATCCGCTCGAGGAGACGAAGGTCTCGCTCGACGATTATGCGGCGGAGTGGAAGTGGGACGGTATCCGCGTCCAGATCGTCCGGACGGCGGGGCAGACGCGGCTCTATAGCCGCACTGGCGACGACATCAGCGGCAGCTTTCCGGAGATCGCCGACGCTTTCACGAGCGACGGCGTGCTCGACGGCGAGCTGCTGGTGCGTGGCTCCGACCAGGGCGTCGAGGATCTGCACGGCGGCGCCGCGGCGAGCTTCAATGCGCTTCAGCAGCGGCTCGGCCGCAAGAACGTCAGCCAGAAGATGCTCGGTCAGTATCCGGCCTTCGTGCGGCTTTACGACATCCTGTTCGACGGCCCGGACGACCGCCGCGAACTGCCGTGGAGCGAGCGCCGGACGCATCTGGAATCCTTCGTCCCGAGGCTCGACCCGGAGCGCTTCGACATCTCGCAACTGATTGAGGCTGCAACCTTCGAGGAGCTGGAAGAGCTTCGCGCCGGCGCCCGAGACGCAGCGATCGAAGGCATCATGCTGAAGCGCCGCGACAGCCCCTATGTCGCCGGGCGGCGCGCCGGCCTCTGGTACAAATGGAAGCGCGATCCGCTGACCGCCGATTGCGTCCTGATGTACGCGCAGCGCGGGTCCGGGAAGCGGTCCAGCTATTACAGTGACTACACCTTCGGCTGCTGGACCCAGACCGGCGAGCTGCTGCCGGTCGGCAAGGCCTATTTCGGCTTCACCGACGAGGAGCTGCGCTGGATCGACCGATGGGTGCGCAACCACACGGTCCAGCGCTTCGGCCCGGTGCGCGAGGTCGAGAAGAGCCTGGTGCTGGAAGTCGCGTTCGACTCGATCCACAAGAGCACGCGCCACAAGTCCGGCCTCGCCATGCGTTTCCCCCGCATCAGCCGCATCCGCACCGACAAGCCGGCGCATGAGGCGGATCGCATCGAAACCCTGCTCGCAATGGTCACTTGA
- a CDS encoding ribonuclease D — protein MSIHFHEEDLPSDVEFQGAIAVDTEAMGLYPGRDRLCLVQLSDGRGEEHLVRFRRGSDYAAPNLKALLADSNRLKLYHFARFDVAIMRYYLGVLAAPLYCTRTASRLVRTYTDRHGLKELVKEMLNIDLSKQQQTSDWGAPELNDAQREYAASDVRYLHQLKEKLDERLARENRVELAQSCFDFLPHRALLDLAGWAEQDIFAHDG, from the coding sequence ATGAGCATCCATTTCCACGAAGAAGACCTCCCCTCGGACGTTGAATTCCAAGGAGCAATTGCCGTCGATACCGAGGCGATGGGCCTTTATCCCGGCCGCGACAGGCTATGCCTCGTGCAGCTGTCCGACGGCCGAGGGGAAGAGCATCTCGTCCGGTTCCGCCGCGGCAGCGACTACGCCGCGCCGAACCTGAAGGCGCTGCTCGCCGATTCGAATCGGCTCAAACTTTACCATTTCGCCCGATTCGACGTGGCGATCATGCGTTACTACCTCGGCGTCCTCGCCGCTCCGCTTTACTGTACGCGCACGGCTTCGCGCCTAGTCCGGACCTACACGGACCGGCATGGTCTCAAGGAACTGGTCAAGGAAATGCTGAACATCGACCTGTCGAAGCAGCAGCAGACGAGCGACTGGGGCGCGCCCGAACTCAACGATGCCCAGCGCGAATATGCGGCCAGCGACGTCCGCTACCTTCACCAACTGAAGGAGAAGCTCGACGAGCGCCTCGCGCGCGAGAACCGCGTCGAACTTGCCCAGTCCTGCTTCGACTTCCTTCCGCACCGCGCTCTGCTCGACCTTGCCGGTTGGGCCGAGCAGGACATTTTTGCACACGATGGCTGA
- a CDS encoding LptA/OstA family protein yields the protein MTTMRRLSFLFVPLALASATAGAQSQPSQQQQPISALKGHNSNAPIDVAADRIEVQDRADRAIFAGNVHVKQDELTLDTARLTVAYTSGGGVQIQRLDASGGVTVHSPSETARGSFGIYDLDRKLITLVGDVVLQREGSQINGQRLVIDLDSGRAVIEGGPAGVGQSGGRVTGHFTVPQKKGG from the coding sequence ATGACGACGATGCGACGGTTGAGCTTCCTTTTCGTGCCGCTTGCCCTGGCTTCGGCGACCGCCGGGGCCCAGTCGCAGCCGTCCCAGCAACAGCAGCCGATCTCTGCGCTGAAGGGACATAACAGCAATGCGCCGATCGACGTCGCGGCGGACCGGATCGAGGTTCAGGACCGCGCCGACCGCGCGATCTTTGCCGGGAACGTCCATGTGAAGCAGGACGAACTGACCCTCGATACCGCACGCCTCACGGTCGCCTACACCAGCGGCGGCGGAGTCCAGATTCAGCGGCTCGACGCGAGCGGCGGCGTGACGGTGCATAGCCCGTCCGAGACCGCACGCGGCTCGTTCGGCATCTACGATCTCGATCGTAAGCTGATCACGCTGGTCGGCGACGTCGTCCTCCAGCGCGAGGGCTCGCAGATCAACGGGCAGCGGCTGGTCATCGACCTCGATTCCGGCCGCGCAGTGATCGAGGGCGGTCCAGCGGGCGTCGGCCAGAGCGGCGGACGCGTGACTGGGCACTTCACTGTCCCGCAGAAGAAGGGCGGCTGA